DNA from Archaeoglobus veneficus SNP6:
GAATGGACAAAACCAAGGCAATCTACCTTCCACATGAGATGTCCTTCCCCATGAAGTACGTAATAGATGCAGAGTACTGCCAGAAGAATGAGGGCTGCAAGGCGTGCGTTGATGCATGCCCGTACGATGCGATAGACCTTGCGATGGAGCCAAAAACTCTGAACCTGAAGGCCGGAGCGATAGTTGTTGCGACTGGCTGGAAGCCGTACGACGCAGGCAGGCTGACAAACCTCGGTTTTGGAAAGTATCCCGACGTTATAACCAATGTGATGTTTGAGAGACTTGCGTCGCCAAACGGGCCTACGAAAGGTAAGATACTCACCCATGATGGTAAACCTGTAAAGAGAATTGCCTTCGTTCAGTGCGCAGGCAGTAGAGATGAAAACCACCTGCCGTACTGCTCCGCTGTTTGTTGCCTTGCCTCGCTCAAGCAGGCGACGTATATTAAAGAGCAGTATCCCGACGCTGAAGTTTACATCTGCTACATAGACGTGAGAACGCCCAGCCTGTACGAGGATTTCTACAGGAAAGTTATGAACGAGGGTGTTTACCTTGTCAGGGGCAAGGTTGCAGAGGTTACCGACATTGCGAAGAGTCCCGAAGAAGAAGGAAAGCTCATTGTAAGAGTTGAGGACACTCTCCTTGGCAAGGTTCGCAGAATTCCCGTTGACATGGTCGTGCTCGCCACAGGCATGCAGCCCAACAGTACTGGACTGAACCTGAAGTACAGGCAGGGAAGCGAACTACCAACGAACCAGTATGGCTTTGCGAATTCCAACTTCATATGCTTCCCCTACGAGAGCCAGCGGACTGGAATATACGCTGCTGGATGCGTTAGGCAGCCTATGGATGTAGCCACCGCTGTCGAGGATGCGAGCGGAGCCGTTATGAAGGCAATACAGTGCATAGAACTTGTTTCGAAGGGCATGGCCACGTTCCCGAGAAGTGGAGACCTGTCACTGCCCATCTTCTTCCTCCAGCGCTGTACGCAGTGTAAGAGGTGTACGGAGGAATGTCCCTTCTCTGCACTTGAGGAGGATGAAAGAGGAACGCCGATACTCAATCCAGCGAGGTGCAGGAGGTGCGGTACATGCTTTGGAGCGTGTCCAGAACGCATAATCTCGTTCAAGAACTACTCCATCGACATGATTTCGTCGATGATAAAGGCAATAGACGTGCCGGAGGAGGAAGGTAAATTCAGAATACTCGGCTTCTTCTGCGAGAACGACGCTTATCCGGCGCTGGACATGGCGGCCAGAAACGGATACAAAATAGACACAAGTCTGAGGGTCATCCCCGTCCGCTGTCTTGGTTCTGTGAACGTTGTCTTCATTGCTGATGCATTATCGAGAGGAATCGACGGCATCCTGCTTGCAGGCTGCAAGTATGGCGAGGACTACCAGTGCCACTTCATAAGAGGTAGTGAGCTTGCCAACAGGAGAATGGAGAACGTCCAGGAAACCCTGCAGCGATTGATGCTCGAACCAGAGAGAGTGAAGCTCGTAGAACTTGCCATATCTGACTACGACAAGATTCCGCAGATTATTGAGGAGTTCGTTGAGCAGATTAAGCAGATTGGACCAAATCCATATAAAGGGTTCTGAGGTGGTGAACGAGATGCAAATTATATCGAAAAATAGTTATAGTCGGTGTGTCTTGCCTTGTCACAACAGTGGCAAAATATTCAAATATTTCATGATTAATGCAAACATAAATTGGGAGGCGGTTAAATGGACGTAGGCGAGATGCTTGAAACGTACTTCGAAAGACTCTCGGAAGTGGCAGAATCTGAGAAGTACAAGCAGTGTCTTCAGTGCGGTACGTGCGGCGGTTCGTGTCCTTATGGTATTGCCTCACCTTTCACTCCGAGAAGGATGATTTTGGCTATCAGAGCAAAACTTGTTGATGAAATTCTCGAAAGTGGGGCTCACTGGCTGTGTACTTCCTGCTATACGTGCAGCTACAGATGCCCCAGTCAGATCCCCCTTACCGACGGCATAATTCCGGCTCTGCGTGAGCTTTCGCTACTTGAAGGTAACCCGCCCGAGGAGCTTGCTGCAGCGCTGATGAACATAGCACGCTACGGTAATCCCTTCAGAGAGTCTCCGAGAAAGAGGGACAACTGGACAAAGGAAGTGGAGTTTGAAGTACCTACACTATCAAAGAAGAAAAGTGCTGACGTTCTCTTTATCCCTGAGTGCTTTGGGTCATACCACCGGAGGTGTAAGGAGATCACCAAAGCCTTCGCCGAGGTTATGTACCTCCTTGGAACAGACTTTGCAATTCTTGGCAACGAGGAGCGGTGCATTGGCGATTTAACCCGCCTCAGCGGAGAGTTTGGGTTGTTTGAAGACCTCGTGGAGAAGAACATAAAGACATTCGAGAAGTACGAATTCAATAGAATTGTGACGCACGATGCGCATGCGTACAACGCGCTAAGGCGTGAATATCCGAAGTACGGCTTCGAGAAAGAAGTGCTGCATCACACACAGTTCCTGTTTGAAAACCTCGACAAGTTGAAGGACATGTTCAACGAGCTGGATTACGTCGTAACCTACCACGACTCGTGCTATGTCGGGAGAAGGAACGGAATCTTTGATGAGCCCCGTCAGGTGATTCAGGCGATTCCCGGCATAAAGTTCGTGGAGATGAAGAGGACAAGAGAGAACGCACTCTGCTGTGGAGGTGGAGGTGGCGGGGTCTGGCTTGATAGCTTCATAAAAGAGTTTCTCAAAGAGAGACCTGCGGAAGACAGGGTTAGAGAGGCTGCTCTGGTTGGAGCGAACGTCATTGTTACGGCGTGCACGCTTGATGTGCCCATGTTCGAAGATGCACTCAAAATGACAGGTCTCGAAGGTCAGATTGAGGTAAAGGACATCTCAGAACTCGTACTTGAAGCGATCAAGGGGTGATACGATGAAGATATGCGCGATCCTAAGGCTGGTTCCAGACCTCGTAGAGGAGATTGAAATCAGCGAGACGGAGATAACTCCCTTCGCATACATTGCAAACGAGAGAGATGAGCACGCAGTTGAGGAAGCGCTCGTTCTGAAAGAGAAAAGCGGTGCAACTGTTGATGTTTTAGGCATTGTCGACGAAGACACAGAAACGGAGATAGACGAACCCCTTGCAATGGCGTATGCAAAGGGCGCTGACAACCTGATCAAGGCAATCCTATCAAGGAGTACGTACAGAAGAATAGAAGTTGCAAAGGGACTTGCAGAATTTCTGAAGGACAAGGAATACGATGTCATAATGGTAGGCATTCAGGCGATAGATGCATTTGCAGGAACTCTCGGTGGAATGCTCGCCCGATGCATGGGAATTCCCTACATCGGTGGAGTCGTTGAAGCAGATGTTCAGGATGGCAACTTGGTCGTTAAAAAAGAACTTGGTGGTGGCCTGCTGGGAGAATACAAAGTGTCTCTGCCTGCGGTCGTTGGAGTGGTGTCTGCAGAACGCCCGCTTAAGTTCGTTCCGTTTGCAAAGCTGAGGCAGGCGATGAAGAAGGCAGAAATCGAGGAAGTCGAAATAGAGGTTCCTGAACTCGAGGGAGTAGAGGTTCTGAGGTACTACGAACCGCCAAAGCCAGAGATAACGCTGCTCGAGGGCGAGCCCGAGGAAATAGCAGACAAGCTTGTAGAAGTGCTGAAGGAACTTTCCGTGCTGTGAGGTGGTACGATGGACGTTCTCGTCTTTGCAGAAGTTATAGAAAATGAGGTTCAGGACATTACCTACGAGCTCGTTGGAAAAGCAAAGCAGCTTGCCAGCGAACTTGGGGGTAAAGCTGTAACCCTCGTTATCGGAAATCCAGACGTGAGCAACATCAACAGCGATGTGATTCAGGTTGATGCCGGCGATCCCTCGCCATGGCACTACGCAATCGTTGAGAAGGTATATGAAAGAGTAAAACCTGCAGCAATCCTCTTCGGCAATACATCCGCAAGTCTCGACGTTGCATCTCAGTTTGCAGCCCAGCTTGGCCTGCCCATTGCCACACTGGTTACCGAGATATCAGTCAGCGATGGCCAGTTCGTCGCAACTTCCATTGCATACGGTGGAAAGATAATGGTAGACCTTGCAGTAAAGAGTCCGGGAGTTTTCGTCGTTAACAGAGGTAGCTTCCAGGCAGAAGACGGAAAGGGAGAAGTTGGTTCTGTTGAGAAGCTCAGCCTTGACGAACTTGGAGTCAGCGATGGCGTGGAGTTCGTCGGATACATAAAGCCAGAAGTGGAAGACGTGGACATATCCAAGGCTGACATCGTTGTTTCTGTAGGCAGAGGTATTGGCGACGAAGCGAACATTGAGCTTGCAGAGGAGCTTGCAGAAGTCCTTGGAGGTGTTGTTGCAGGTTCCCGTCCGATCATAGATTCTGGATGGCTTCCAAAGACAAGGCAGGTTGGAAGGAGCGGCAAAACCGTCGTTGGCAAACTCTACCTTGCTCTTGGTATAAGTGGGGCTACCGAGCACGTTGAGGGTGTAAAGGCCAAGAATGTGATTGCAATAAATACAGACAGAGACGCGCCAATCTTCAGAATTGCAAGGTGTGGGGCTGTTGCTGACGTGCTTGAGCTCGTGCCTGTGCTGATAGACAAGATCAGAGAGATCAAGGGAGAGTAACATGCCCGGAAATGTAGATTATTGTTCATTATGTTTTTGTAAATTTTCATCTTTTATAATATCACGTTACTCAGTTACACTTCTGGATGAAAAATCACTACATTTTAATAAGGTGATCACATGGGTGAGGACGACATAAAGATAGGTGTCTACGTTTGCCATTGTGGTAGAAATATCGCCGAAAAAGTCAGGATAGATGAGGTCGTGGAGTTTGCAAAAACACTCCCTAATGTCGCCGTTGTTAAAGACTACAAGTACATGTGCTCCGACCCTGGCCAGGAACTCATCGTGAAGGATATACAGGAAATGGGTATAAACAGGGTTGTCGTTGCCGCTTGCAGCCCGACACTTCACGAACAGACATTCAGAAACGCCTGCAGGAGGGCTGGTCTTAACCCGTACCTCTTTCAGATGGCAAACATAAGAGAGCTTGACGCCTGGGTTACTGAAGATGTCAGAAGCGCGACGGAAAAAGCGAAAGCCTTCGTGAGAGCAGCTGTCAATCGCGTCGCAATTCACGAGGAGCTCGAAGTTGGTAGAGCAAGAATAAACCCAAACGTGCTGATTATAGGTGGCGGTATTGCCGGTATTTCTGCTGCGCTCGTTCTCGCCGACGCGGGCGTAAAGGTGTATCTCGTTGAGAGAGAAGCTACAATAGGCGGCAACATGGCCAAGTTCGACAAAACGTTTCCAACTCTCGATTGCGCTGCGTGCATTCTGACCCCTAAGATGACTGCCGTCAAAGCCCATCCGAACATCGAGTTGCTGACGTATGCAGAAGTTGAGGAGGTCAGCGGCTATATTGGCAACTTCAGGGTTAAAATAAGAAAGAAGCCGAGGTACGTGAAGGAGGATCTCTGTATAGGCTGCTATCAGTGTGTCGAAGACTGTCTGTTCGCTGAACCGCTATTTCCGTCTGAGTTTGATGCTGGTCTCGGGAAGAGGAAGCCAATCCACATCCCGTTTCCGCAGGCTGTCCCCCTCGTTCCCTTTATCGATCCAAACACCTGTATGTGGCTTACGAGCAAGAAGTGCCCTCAGTACTGCGTGGAAGCGTGTGAGCCAGATGCAATCGATTTCAGTATGAGTGATGAGTTCGTTGAAGTAGAAGTGGGGACAATAATAGTGGCTACCGGATATAAGACGTTCGATGCTTCGAGAATTCCGCAGTACGGCTACGGGAGGTACGAGAACGTTTACACATCCCTTCAGGTTGAGAGGATGCTCAACTCCACCGGCCCGACAGGTGGAGAAGTTCTGCTCGCCAACGGCAAAAAGCCGGAGAGTGTTGCCATAATACACTGCGTCGGTAGCAGGGATGAGAACTACAACAAGTACTGCTCGAAAGTCTGCTGTATGTACTCCATCAAGCTTGCCCGCCTCGTAAAAGAGAGAACCGGTGCGGAGGTCTACAACTTCTATATTGACGTGAGGGCTGCAGGTAAGGCGTACGAGGAGTTCTACAAGCGAGTGATGAGCGAGGGCGTTTACTTCATCCGTGGCAGGGTTGCGGAAGTGACTGACATTGCAAAAAGCCCGGAGGAGGAGGGCAAACTCGTAGTCGTTGCTGAAGACACATTGCTCGGCAGGGTTCGCAGAATTCCCGTTGACATGGTCATACTCTCAGTCGGTCTCGAGCCTCAGAGCGATGCAGACAGAATAAGAAACATGCTTAAGCTGTCGTGCTCACAGGACGGCTGGTTCTTGGAGCGACATCCGAAGCTTGCTCCCGTTGCGACTGCCACAGAGGGTATATTCGTTGCAGGCTGCTGTCAGGGGCCGAAGGACATACCCGAGACCGTTGCTCAGGCAGAAGCAGCTGCAGGAGAGGCGCTGTCACTCATACAGCGTGGTGAGGTTGAACTTGAGCCGAATATAGCTTTCATAAGAGAGGAGCGCTGCTCGGGCTGCAGAATATGCATAGGAATGTGCCCGTACGGAGCCATATCCTTTGACGAAGAGAAGGGTGTAGCTGTTGTAAATCCGGCCATGTGTAGAGGATGCGGCACATGTGTTGCTGCTTGCCCGTCAAAGGCGGCCCAGCAGTACCTGTTCAGAGACGAGCAGATATATGCTGAAATAGAAGGAGTTCTGCTGTAAGGGGGGTTCTGCTGTGAGTGAATTCGAGCCGAAGATAGTGGGGATATTCTGCAACTGGTGCTCTTATATGGCCGCAAATCTTGCTGGAACTGCAAGAATGAAGTACCCTCCGAATCTGAGGGTTGTTAGAGTAATGTGTTCGGGCAGAATAGACCCCCAGTTCGTTTTCTATGCATTCAAAAATGGGGCCGACGGTGTTCTGCTTGCAGGCTGTCACCCACCAACGGACTGCCACTACATTGAGGGTAACGTCAAGTGTTTGAGGCGTTACAGGCTTCTCAGGAAACTCCTTCCGCAGTTCGGAATAGAGCCTGAAAGACTCAGGCTTGAGTGGATTTCTGCAAGCGAGGCGGACAAACTGAAGAGGGTTGCGGAGGAGTTTGTTGAAGAACTCAGGAAGCTTGGACCCCTGGAGGCGAAAAGATGAAACCAAAGGTTGCTCTTTACTGGTGCGCAAGCTGTGGTGGTTGCGAGGAAGCTGTCGTGGATTTAGCAGAGGCAATACTCGATGTGGTTGAGAAGGTTGACATAGTGTTCTGGCCCGTTGCCATGGACTTCAAGAGAGAGGATGTAGAGGCTCTGGAAGATGGAGAAATAGTTGCAAGTTTTATAAACGGAGCAATAAGGTTTTCCGAGCACGTCGAAATGGTAGAACTGCTCAGGAAGAAATCCAAGCTCGTCTTTGCCTTTGGGGCATGTGCGTGCTTTGGCGGAATTCCAGGGCTTGCAAACTGCTGCAGCAGTGACGAGATATTTGATTACGTTTACCGCGATTCTCCAACTGTCGTGAATCCCGACGATGTCAGACCTACTCCCGGCTGCGAAGCTTGCAACGTCAGGCTCGACGTTCCAGAGTTCCTCGACGAGTGCAAGGCACTCGATGAAGTTATAGATGTCGATTACTACATTCCCGGTTGCCCCCCTTCAGTCAACATCATAGTCGATGCCTTCACAGCCCTTCTCGAAGGAAACCTCCCGCCCAAAGGCTCTGTTCTTGCATCCCAGAAGTCCGTTTGTCACGATTGCAGGCTTAACGAGACAAAGCCCGAAAAGATCCTCATTAAAGAGTTCAAACGCGTCTGGGAAGCTGAACCTGAGCCAGATAAATGTTTACTCGCTCAGGGCTTCCTCTGTCTTGGCCCAGTTACGAGGGGTGGATGTGGAGCGCTGTGTGTTGGCGGGAACATGCCATGCACGGGCTGTTTTGGCCCCCTCGACGGTGTTATGGACTACGGAGCCAAAGCACTGTCGTACATAGCATCCATCGTGGATTCCATGGATGAGGAGGAAATTGACAGAATTCTCGAGAAGATTCCAGATCCTCTTGGCCTATTTTACAAGTACTCCCTTCCAAAGTCCTTGCTTGGGGGCAGAATTCGAAGGGTTGCTGGAGGTGATGACGTTTGAGCACCAAAATCACAATTGATCCTGTTACGAGGCTCGAAGGACACGGAAAGATAGAGATTATACTCAACGAGGAGGGAAACGTCGACAGGGCATACTTTGTCATCCCTGAACTGAGGGGATTTGAGAAGTTCTGTGTAGGAAGAGTTGCCGAGGACATGCCTCAGATAACCGAAAGAATCTGCGGTGTTTGTCCCACTGCCCACCACACTGCCTCGACAAAAGCTCTCGACGACCTCTTTGGTGTTGAGCCTCCTCCGGCAGCGAGGAAGATAAGAGAACTGATTTACTCCCTGTTCATGCTTGAGGATCATGCACTCCACTTTTACATTCTCGGTGGCCCTGACTTTATAGTGGGACCAAACGCGCCGAAAGCGGAGAGGAACGTTGTCGGTGTCATAAAAAAAGTCGGAGTTGAAGTGGGCAAGAAGGTAATAGGGATGCGAAAAGAGATCAGAGCCCTTATGACACACCTCGGCGGAAAGGTAGTCCATCCAGTGTTCGGGCTGCCAGGAGGAGTGGCAAAAGGAATAAAGGAGGAAGAAAGAGATGGGATTATAAAGCTCGCCGAGAAAGGCGTCGAATTTGCAAAGTTTACTCTCGAAGTATTCCATGATATAGTCCTCAAAAATCAGGAGTACGTTGATTTAATTCTGTCCGATGCATACAGGCACGAGACATACTACATGGGTCTCGTTGACGAGAACAATTGTGTGAACTTCTACGATGGTATGGTGCGTGTTGTGTCGCCAGAAGGCAAGGAATACGCGAAGTTCCACTGCAGTGAGTATGCTGACTACATTGCCGAGCATGTTGAGCCCTGGACGTACATGCGCTTCCCTTACCTCAAAAACGTGGGGTGGAAGGGTTTCGTTGATGGAGCCGAAAGCGGAATCTACAGCGTTGCTCCACTCGCAAGGCTGAACGCCGCTGAGGGCATGGCCACTCCAGAAGCGAACGAGGCATACAATGAGATGTACGAAACAGTTGGCGAGAAGCCCGTACATTACAGCCTCGCGAACCACTGGGCGAGAGTAATTGAGATGGTCTATGCTGCAGAACGCCTCTTGGAGCTCGCAATGGATGATGAGCTAACGGATGGCTACATCAGAAACATTCCCGATGGGGTCGCGAGAAAAGAGGGCTTTGGTGTTGTCGAAGCTCCTCGTGGGACGCTATTCCACCACTACTGCAGCGATGAGAACGGAGTTCTCACGAAAGTCAACCTGATAGTTGCAACACAGCAGAATGCCGCTCGTATGGCGATGGACATAGACAGAGTTGCGAAAGCCCTGATAAAGAACGGAAACGTAAATGACGGCATTCTGAACATGATAGAGATGGCCTTCAGAGCCTACGACCCCTGCCACGCGTGTGCAACTCACGCCATTGGTGAAATGCCTCTCAGAATAAACATACGCGGCCCCGACGGAGAGATTCTAAGGGAAATTAAGGTATGAACCTCGTGGTGTGCATAGGCAGCGAGACTGGCAATGACAGCTTTGGCCTGAGAGTTGCCAGACTCATAAAGGGAAAAGTTAGCGCGAGAATAGAGGAGGCTACAAACTACATAGACCTGCTTACCTTCCTCTACGACGCAAGCTACGAGAAGCTGATTGTTGTGGATGCTGTTAGAGGAAACGAGGACTACAAACTCGTTGAGTTCGACGTCAGGGCCGATGGAAAAGTGAAGGCCCCGATGACGCACTCAATAACATTTTTCGATGCCGTCAGACTTGCAAAGGCCCTTGGAATTCTTCCCGATAGAGTTATCGTCGTTGGGATGGAGATTGCCAGTGTTGAAGTGGAGGATGAGGGCAGGCTGGAGGAAGTTGCCGCGAAGGCTGCGGAGAGAGTTGCCGAGCTTTGTTCTGAGTAAGTTCATTGTGTTTTATTTTTAGTAATACGTGGAAGGTTGGGAATACACTGACATCGTCGGTTTAGCAGACAAAAAGCGAAATCATAAATTAATGATATTCCATTGTAAATAGGATGGGTGAAAGTCCATTACGGAGGAGCTGATATGAGCAATTTACGGTGGAGCGAGTTTATTAGAAAAATCGAAGAGGATGAAGAGCTCCAGAATAAAATCAAGGAGGATCCTGTTGCGGCAATCAGAGAGGTTGCTGCGACAATACCTGAACCGCTCAGGCGCGATGTCTGGATTTACCGCATAGTTGTTATAGCGCTCGGTCTGACGGTGCTTGCTGTTGTCATTGGAGCCATCGTAATAACCATGGTAGACAAGACGACTCCCGATGTACTTGTTGCTCTTGGCTCCGCTGCGGTGGGTGCTTTAGCTGGACTGCTTGCTCCCTCTCCAGCGGGCGAAGGATGAATCAACAGAAAAAACACAAGCAAAATCGCAAAGTTTTATATAGTAAATCATACCTACTGTAAACTGGATGCACGCAGCGGTGGTAGAATCGATACTCAGGATACTGGACAAGGCAGGTTTCAGAGTTACGGACTTAGTTGAGACCAAACCCCGCTGCTTTGACATCGTTGCAAGAAAAGATGAAATAGTCATGCTCATAAAGGTGCTCTACAACGTCGATTCTCTCAAGGCTGAGATGGCCGAAGAGATGAAGCTTGTCGCCAAGCTGCTGAAAGCTTCGCCGGTAGTCGTCGGCGAGCGCTTCAAATTCGACTACCTTGAGAGAGGTGTAGTTTACAACCGCTACGGGTTGCCTGTGATAAACACCGCAACGTTCTACGATTTTGTTGTGGAAGGTATCCCGCCGATGGTCTATTCAGCTCCGGGTGGCTACTACGTCAGGCTCGACAGCGAGAGGATAAGAGAGGCGAGGCAAAGACTCGGTATATCCATTGGCGAACTTGCAAAGATGCTTGGCGTGTCGAGGAGAGCCATTAAGAAGTACGAAGAAGGTGTTGATACATCGGTGGAGAATGCAGTGAAGCTCGAAGAGTTCCTCGGCGAGTACGTGATCAAGGCAATAGACATCCTGAACTTCGTTAAGGATGATGTCGAACCAAAGGAGGATGTTGAGCTGAGGAATGGTGAAGCGGAGATAGTGGAGCAGCTACGCTGCATAGGCGTGAACGTTTACCCGATAAAGCATGCTCCTTTCGACGTTGTTTCTAAAACAGGTGACGAGGCTGTTTTAACAGGTGTTAAACAGGTCAGGGAGATCGAGAGGAGAGCCGCGATTATTGGTAAGGTCTCTGAAGTCCTCTCGACCAAAGCAGCATACATAGTTGAGAAAGAAGTTAAAAAGGGTATTTCATCTGTAGTATTCCTCATGAAGGAGGAACTCGCGTGCGTCAGTTCGCCAAAAGATTTTATAACCCTCTTGAATGAAAAGAAATCGACCGAAAGAAATATATAGAACTACTGTTCTACTAATTCCCAGCCCATAGGCGGGGGTGAGAAGAAATGGCTACGCTGCAGGGGCAGCCTGTACTGATTTTGAAAGAGGGAACCCAGAGGACTGTTGGAAGAGACGCCCAGAGACTCAACATAATGGCTGCAAGAGTTATTGCCGAGGCTGTTAGGACGACTCTTGGGCCGAAAGGAATGGATAAAATGCTCGTCGATAGCCTCGGCGACGTCGTTATCACCAACGATGGAGTTACAATACTTAAAGAGATGGATGTCGAGCACCCGGCTGCAAAAATGATAATTGAAGTTGCAAAGACCCAGGAAGACGAGGTGGGTGATGGTACAACGACTGCTGTAGTTCTTGCCGGTGAACTTCTCAAGAGAGCAGAAGAGCTACTCGACCAGGACATCCACCCGAGCATCATCGCCAGGGGTTACAGGCTCGCAGCCGAGAAGGCAATGGAGATTCTTGACGAGATCGCAATGAGTATTGACGTGAACGACGATGAAACCCTCAAAAAGGTCGCTGCTACCGCTATAACCGGAAAGCACGCTGAGTACGCAGTAGAGCACCTCTCCGGAGTCGTAGTCGATGCGGTCAAGAAGGTTGCAGAGAAGACCGACAGCGGTTACAAAGTTGACGATGACGCAATCAAGCTCGAGAAGAAGCAGGGCGGAGGCGTTGAAGACACCGAGCTCATCGATGGAATTGTGATCGACAAAGAAGTCGTGCACCCAGGAATGCCAAAGAGAATAAAGAACGCAAAGATTGCAGTTCTTAAGGCAGCCCTCGAGGTCAAGGAGACTGAGACCGATGCGGAGATTAGAATCACCGACCCAGAGATGCTCCAGAAGTTCATCGAGCAGGAGGAACGCATGATCAAGGACATGGTAGATGCGCTCGTCAACGCCGGAGCAAACGTCGTCTTCTGCCAGAAGGGCATTGACGAC
Protein-coding regions in this window:
- a CDS encoding hydrogenase iron-sulfur subunit, whose product is MKRVGVYVCSGCGIGEVIDVEKLSAKFNARVHPFLCSSEGVEMIEKDIDEGIDTIVIAACSPRVNTDVFRFEGVVVERVNLREGVAWSHESNEETQALAEDYVRMGIVKAEKTELPEGEEKVVSRTILVVGGGIAGITAAVEAAEVGYEVILVEKNPYLGGRVAQMYKYFPKLCPPYCGLEINLRRLRENRKITVFTNAEVESISGEPGNFDVTVKINPRYVTDACTACGECVKACPAERPNEFNYGMDKTKAIYLPHEMSFPMKYVIDAEYCQKNEGCKACVDACPYDAIDLAMEPKTLNLKAGAIVVATGWKPYDAGRLTNLGFGKYPDVITNVMFERLASPNGPTKGKILTHDGKPVKRIAFVQCAGSRDENHLPYCSAVCCLASLKQATYIKEQYPDAEVYICYIDVRTPSLYEDFYRKVMNEGVYLVRGKVAEVTDIAKSPEEEGKLIVRVEDTLLGKVRRIPVDMVVLATGMQPNSTGLNLKYRQGSELPTNQYGFANSNFICFPYESQRTGIYAAGCVRQPMDVATAVEDASGAVMKAIQCIELVSKGMATFPRSGDLSLPIFFLQRCTQCKRCTEECPFSALEEDERGTPILNPARCRRCGTCFGACPERIISFKNYSIDMISSMIKAIDVPEEEGKFRILGFFCENDAYPALDMAARNGYKIDTSLRVIPVRCLGSVNVVFIADALSRGIDGILLAGCKYGEDYQCHFIRGSELANRRMENVQETLQRLMLEPERVKLVELAISDYDKIPQIIEEFVEQIKQIGPNPYKGF
- a CDS encoding (Fe-S)-binding protein, with amino-acid sequence MDVGEMLETYFERLSEVAESEKYKQCLQCGTCGGSCPYGIASPFTPRRMILAIRAKLVDEILESGAHWLCTSCYTCSYRCPSQIPLTDGIIPALRELSLLEGNPPEELAAALMNIARYGNPFRESPRKRDNWTKEVEFEVPTLSKKKSADVLFIPECFGSYHRRCKEITKAFAEVMYLLGTDFAILGNEERCIGDLTRLSGEFGLFEDLVEKNIKTFEKYEFNRIVTHDAHAYNALRREYPKYGFEKEVLHHTQFLFENLDKLKDMFNELDYVVTYHDSCYVGRRNGIFDEPRQVIQAIPGIKFVEMKRTRENALCCGGGGGGVWLDSFIKEFLKERPAEDRVREAALVGANVIVTACTLDVPMFEDALKMTGLEGQIEVKDISELVLEAIKG
- a CDS encoding electron transfer flavoprotein subunit beta/FixA family protein → MKICAILRLVPDLVEEIEISETEITPFAYIANERDEHAVEEALVLKEKSGATVDVLGIVDEDTETEIDEPLAMAYAKGADNLIKAILSRSTYRRIEVAKGLAEFLKDKEYDVIMVGIQAIDAFAGTLGGMLARCMGIPYIGGVVEADVQDGNLVVKKELGGGLLGEYKVSLPAVVGVVSAERPLKFVPFAKLRQAMKKAEIEEVEIEVPELEGVEVLRYYEPPKPEITLLEGEPEEIADKLVEVLKELSVL
- a CDS encoding electron transfer flavoprotein subunit alpha/FixB family protein, translating into MDVLVFAEVIENEVQDITYELVGKAKQLASELGGKAVTLVIGNPDVSNINSDVIQVDAGDPSPWHYAIVEKVYERVKPAAILFGNTSASLDVASQFAAQLGLPIATLVTEISVSDGQFVATSIAYGGKIMVDLAVKSPGVFVVNRGSFQAEDGKGEVGSVEKLSLDELGVSDGVEFVGYIKPEVEDVDISKADIVVSVGRGIGDEANIELAEELAEVLGGVVAGSRPIIDSGWLPKTRQVGRSGKTVVGKLYLALGISGATEHVEGVKAKNVIAINTDRDAPIFRIARCGAVADVLELVPVLIDKIREIKGE
- a CDS encoding CoB--CoM heterodisulfide reductase iron-sulfur subunit A family protein, which codes for MGEDDIKIGVYVCHCGRNIAEKVRIDEVVEFAKTLPNVAVVKDYKYMCSDPGQELIVKDIQEMGINRVVVAACSPTLHEQTFRNACRRAGLNPYLFQMANIRELDAWVTEDVRSATEKAKAFVRAAVNRVAIHEELEVGRARINPNVLIIGGGIAGISAALVLADAGVKVYLVEREATIGGNMAKFDKTFPTLDCAACILTPKMTAVKAHPNIELLTYAEVEEVSGYIGNFRVKIRKKPRYVKEDLCIGCYQCVEDCLFAEPLFPSEFDAGLGKRKPIHIPFPQAVPLVPFIDPNTCMWLTSKKCPQYCVEACEPDAIDFSMSDEFVEVEVGTIIVATGYKTFDASRIPQYGYGRYENVYTSLQVERMLNSTGPTGGEVLLANGKKPESVAIIHCVGSRDENYNKYCSKVCCMYSIKLARLVKERTGAEVYNFYIDVRAAGKAYEEFYKRVMSEGVYFIRGRVAEVTDIAKSPEEEGKLVVVAEDTLLGRVRRIPVDMVILSVGLEPQSDADRIRNMLKLSCSQDGWFLERHPKLAPVATATEGIFVAGCCQGPKDIPETVAQAEAAAGEALSLIQRGEVELEPNIAFIREERCSGCRICIGMCPYGAISFDEEKGVAVVNPAMCRGCGTCVAACPSKAAQQYLFRDEQIYAEIEGVLL
- a CDS encoding hydrogenase iron-sulfur subunit — protein: MSEFEPKIVGIFCNWCSYMAANLAGTARMKYPPNLRVVRVMCSGRIDPQFVFYAFKNGADGVLLAGCHPPTDCHYIEGNVKCLRRYRLLRKLLPQFGIEPERLRLEWISASEADKLKRVAEEFVEELRKLGPLEAKR
- a CDS encoding NADH-quinone oxidoreductase subunit B family protein, giving the protein MKPKVALYWCASCGGCEEAVVDLAEAILDVVEKVDIVFWPVAMDFKREDVEALEDGEIVASFINGAIRFSEHVEMVELLRKKSKLVFAFGACACFGGIPGLANCCSSDEIFDYVYRDSPTVVNPDDVRPTPGCEACNVRLDVPEFLDECKALDEVIDVDYYIPGCPPSVNIIVDAFTALLEGNLPPKGSVLASQKSVCHDCRLNETKPEKILIKEFKRVWEAEPEPDKCLLAQGFLCLGPVTRGGCGALCVGGNMPCTGCFGPLDGVMDYGAKALSYIASIVDSMDEEEIDRILEKIPDPLGLFYKYSLPKSLLGGRIRRVAGGDDV